DNA from Desulfonatronum sp. SC1:
ATGATCAGCGCCAAGCCTACGTGCCGGTGGAGTACTGCTACTTTCTGCGTGAGGGCCGGGTTTTGGCCTTTATGGACGCGCAAGAAGCGGAGTGGTGCACGCCGTAATCACTGTGGCACGGATGGGTGGAGGGAACTATGGCCTGGTGCGGACGATGAGTTGAATACCGTCCCGGCCCACCACGTCGACCTGCGTTCCTGGAAGGATCTCCGCGGTTTCGTCCTCGGCCTTGGCCTTCCAGAGCACTCCGCGGATGCGAATGTAGCCTTCGGGCCGGAGCGGACGACGGACTTCGCCCCGCAGACCTATCAAGGAATACCAGCCGTCGCCTTCACTCCCCTGGTAGGCCGGCCAGACGAAAAAGAACATCAGGGCGTCCTTGGCCAACCAGA
Protein-coding regions in this window:
- a CDS encoding NfeD family protein gives rise to the protein MEHCRSNPAWSRKTLLRYALFQVPGIILVGVVLWVLHALLGVSTRIAWTLLLLWLAKDALMFFFVWPAYQGSEGDGWYSLIGLRGEVRRPLRPEGYIRIRGVLWKAKAEDETAEILPGTQVDVVGRDGIQLIVRTRP